A segment of the Alistipes communis genome:
GATCTCGATGCGGCACTCATCCATCTCTTCGAGCGAGAACGTCTCGCCGTCGATAATGCGCAGGATGCGCCGGCACAGTTCGTAGTCGCGTTGCAGGCGGCAGATCTTCTCCGTATGTCGTTGCAGATAGCGGCGGCAACTTCGCGCTTGGGCTGGAAGACGAGGCGGTTCGTCGCGGCGTTCTTGCCCACGAAGCACCACTCCTCCTCTCCCGTCAGCGGGTCTTTGTGCTTTATCAGGCGTTCCAGCGTGCCGCCACGCTCCAGCGCGGCCTTCTCCTGCGTGGAGAACATCATTTTGTACTCTTCATGCTCGTACTCCGGCACGGCGAGCGGTGCGTCGAGGGTCACCTTCAGCTCGTTGTTATGGTCGCGGTAGAAGCGCGGCGAGAACATTCCCGACACCTTGATCCCGGGCATGACCTCCGCAGTCACCGGAACCAGCTCTTCGACGGGAAGACCCATACGCATCGCCTCACGTGTTTGCGGCGTCAGCGCATCGAAGTCGATGCCCAGCTCCCGCAGTGCGGCTCGCGGAATCTCCGCATGGTCGTACTTCACCCGTTCGAGTTGCATCGTATCCACACGATGATCGTACAGCGCCTTCAGCCCCTTCTCGTCGTTGGGGTTTTGCGTCAGGCGAAGCAGGTCGTTGACCACATCCTGCACGGCGTTGAAGGGTACTTTCAGAAACTGGAAGTCGACGGCTTTGTCCGACTGCGACTTGAAGCTGCGGATGAAGGCCGCCACCGCACCGCTCTTCGCGACCTCGAAAAACGACGGCGCGTTCTTTGTCAGTGGCTCCACGGTATGCACCTCGTAACGGTTGCCGCGTTCGCGCAAGTCCGAAACGACCTGCACCTCGCCCGTTCCGGGATGGCGCGCCAGAAGCGTCTCTTTGTAGTCGGGCCACCGAGGCTCCTCCGGCGCTTGATTCTTTTCCTTTTCCATAATGATTGATGATGATTGATTGATAATTCACTTCGGATGTCTCGCAGGGCATCCGTCGCAAATATATCGGAGGACAAAGGGGAATCGTACCGCTGGCCGCCCGAGGCCGTTCAGGGCCGTCCGGATCTCTGAGAACACAAAAAACGGATACCGAGGGACGGTATCCGGAAGTGAAAACGAGGCGGTGCGTTATTCGGCGTTCTTATCGTAAAGCGCCCTGACGGGCTGGATGAAATGTTCGATGAGCCGCATCTCTTTGGTGATGATCTCGGCCGTGCCGTCCATGCCGTGAATGAGCGGAAGCTCCTTCTTGTACGACGTGCGCAGCGCGTCGGGAAAGGCGACGGTGACGATATAGCCCTGCGTACCGTCCGGAACGGCGGAAATCGTCCGCACGACACCGCGCAGGATGCCGAACTCCATGTAGGGAAAGCCGTTGAGCTTCACGTTGACCTTCTGCCCCGGCTCCACATCCCCGCGTGACGCGGCCGGCAGATGAAGCCGGCCGACGACCTCCGTCTCGGCCGCGGGCAGGATGCTCGCCAGCAACTCGCCGGCTGTCGTCTGACGTCGGTACGGACCGCTGTTGAGCAGTGTCACACGCCCGTCGGCCGGAGCCTCGACGACGTGCTGCGCCTTCCACTGAGCGATCGCCGACGTGAGCTGTTGCAGGGTCGCCTCGCTGCCATTGGCGCGGTAGGCGGCATAGGAGAAGCGCAGATCGTCGGGCAGGGTCTCGTCGGTCGGCAGCCACAGGCTCTTTTCCAGATGCTGCACCTCGCGGTACTCGTCCCGTGTGGCGTAAAGAACGAGCACGTCGCCCTTTGCGACGGTTTGACCCTCGGTCGCGACCGCCTCGGCGATGCCGGTATGCGGCGCCGTCACGTCGACCGGCGGAGGAACGGTCGTAAGCGTGATCGTCCCCGTGACCGTCTGAGGGTAGCGGATGAAGTAACACCCCAGAAACAGCAGCGCCAGCAGAACGAAGATCAGCGTGATGCCCCAGCGCACGATCCACGACGGCATCGTGCCGATGATCTCGTCGGCCTCTTCGCTGTATGTACGGTCGTAAAGCGGCATATCAGTTTCCCAATTCGAGTTGGTTTCTAACCAGATTGTAGTAGTGGCCACGGCGCGCCGTCAGCTCCTTGTGCGTGCCCTGCTCGACGATGCGGCCCCGGTCGAGCACCACGATGTTGTCGGCATTCATCACCGTCGACAGGCGGTGCGCCACGACGACCACCGTGCGCCCCTCGAAGAAAGATTGCAGCTTCTCCATGATCGAGCGTTCGTTGGCCGCATCCAGCGAGTTGGTCGCCTCGTCCAGAAAGAGGTATTTCGCATCCTTGTACGCCGCGCGCGCGATGAACAGACGCTGCCGCTGTCCCGTGCTCAGGCCGTGGCCGTCCAGTCCGATCTTCGTGTCGTAGCGCATCGGCAGCGACTCGATCCACTCGTCGATGTTGGCCATGCGCGCCGCACGCCGCACACGCTCCATGTCGGGCTGTTCGTCCACGACGCCGATATTGCGGGCGATGGTGTCGGCAAAGATCGTCGCCTCCTGCATCACCACGCCGCAGTCGCGGCGCCAGCAGCTTTCGCTGTACTGTCCGAGCGGCCGGCCGTCGAGTAGCACCTCGCCCTGCGTGGGGCGGTAGAAGCCCAGCAGCAGCTTGAGCATCGTCGTCTTGCCGCTGCCCGACGCCCCGACGATGGCCGTCACCTTGCGCACGGGGATCGTCAGCGACACTCCGTCCAGCGCGCGTTCGGAGTTGGGGCCTTCGTAGTGGAACACCACGTCGCGGAACTCCAGCGGCGCCGAGTCGGGAATCGTGCGGATACGCGGCTCGTCGTCCGGCTCCTCGTCCGGACGGTCGTAGATCTCACCCAGACGCTCCAGCGAAATCTTGGCGTCCTGCGTGGCCTGCATGAACGAAATGAACTGCGAAAGCGGGCCGTTCAACTGCCCGAGGATATACTGCATGGCCATCATCATACCGAGCGTCATGTCGCCCTTGATAACGGCGCTCACGGCCAGAAACGACACGACGATGTTCTTCGTCTGCGAGATGAACAATGCCCCGACCTCCTGCGTCTGGCCCAAAGTAAGGCTCTTGATGCTGATCTTGAACAGACGTGCCTGGATGCGTTCCCACTCCCAGCGTTTCTGACGCTCGCATGAGTTGAGCTTGATGTCCTGCATCCCGCCGATAAGCTGGATCATGGTGCTTTGGTTCTCCGACGACTCCTGAAAACGCATGTAGTCCAGCTTGCGGCGGTATTTCATAAACAGAAGCACCCACAGCGCGTAGAGGATGCTGCCGCCGAGGAACACCAGCAGGATCGTCGCGCTGTAACCGGCCATGACGCACGTATAGACGATGAAGGTCAGAATGGCGACGGCCATGCTCAGCAGTGTTCCCGTGAGGAACGACTGCACGCGACCGTAGTCGCCGATGCGTTGCAGGATGTCGCCGCTCTTCTTCGCATCGAAATAGGCGATCGGAAGCCGCATGAGCTTGCACAGAAAATCCGAAATGTAGGAGATGCTGATGCGTGTGGTCATGTGCAGCGACAGCCACTGCCGGATCAGGTTGTTGGCGAATTGTCCGAGCGTCAGGGCCACCTGCGCGATGAGGATCATCACCACGAAATTCAGGTTGCCCGTACCGATACCCACGTCGACGATGGATTGCGTCAGGAAAGGCAGGATCAGGTTCAGACCACTGGCCACGAGCATCGCAAGCACCAGTTGTACGAAGTAGGACTTGTAGGGTTTGAGGTATTGCAGCAGGTAGCTGAATTTCAACTGCGTGTTCTCCTCGCCCGGAGACTCGTAGAAGCGCGGAGTGGGTTCCAGCAGCAGGATCACGCCCTGTTTTCCTGCTCGGCTTTCGTCCGTCTCGTCGTCGTAGACCTGCGTTTTGAGCCACCCCCGCAGGAATTTCTCCTCGTCGTACTTCAACAATCCCACGGCTGGATCCGAAACGTAGACCCACCACTTGCCGCGGCGTTTGCGGATTTTATAGACGACGACGTAGTGTTTGCTGTTCCAGTAGACGATGCACGGCAGCGGAACCTCGTCGCGGAACACCTCCCACGTGGTGCTGATACCCGTCGTGCGGAAGCCCAGAGACTCGGCGGCATCGCTCAGGTCAAGCAGCGATACTCCCTCGCGTGACATGTAGCAGCGGTCGCGCAGCGTGAGCATCGAGTAGTTCTTGCCGTAGAACTTCGAAATGATGCGCAGGCACGCCGGACCGCAGTCCATCGAGTCGGGTTGCAGGTAGGAGGGAAACATAGTCCAAAGATAGCATTTTTCAGCGAGAATCCGCTGTCAGTCCGAACTTTTTCAGCTGGATGATCTTGCCATTTTGCGTGACGCCTTCGATAGAGATGTCGTAATCGGCCGGTGCGTCGGAGGTGTAGAACTCGACGGTGGCACGACCCGTCTCGTCGAATTCAACCGAAGGGTTCCAGTAGAGCGTCGTGCGGTAGTCGGGAGCCATCGAGCGACGGGCCTTCTCCGTCGCGTATGCCGGAGCATAAAACTCCGCAGGGGTTTGATAACCTAACGGTGAAGCTATACTCACGTCAATAGCTGGCGCAACCGCCAATGCTTGATCCAATTCATCTCCCGTTTTGGTCGTAATCGAGACGATAGCTCCATCGAAAACGCCCCATAAAAACATATTCCCTCCGGCGATTAGATCAATGCGTGAAATCCATTCCATCGGCCATGTAGTACATATTGGCATGGTCAAATTTTTATCGGGTTCCAATCCTCCTCGTTCCAAAGCAATCTCCGTCATCGATTTCTTTTTCGTTCCCGTAACGATTAGCTGCCCGATGGTCGATCCTGCTTGAAAATCCGCATCTGCACTATGAGGCGTTGTTGTATTATCGAGTACTCCATCTATCATAAAAGAGACATTCGCTCCATGATATGACAATCTGCCTCCGATGAAATTCATTCCCGGCATACGCTGGACGAATTCCATTATACTATATGCGCCCATTTCTTTTATTTGTTGCATATCCCATGTATGCGCCGCCAGCCGATGCTCGGGCCGTGTGGATTCGAGGCGTTTGTGATGCGTGACATACACCGTGTCGATGAGGATGTTTCTCATATCGGTCTGTCCTCGCTGCTCGATGTAGTGCCGTGCCTGGGCGAGGTAGGGACTCGCCGCATCCGTTTCCGGCACGCGGGGCAGCGTCCCCACCTCGGGAAACGAATCGCGCGCGACCTTCACCGTTGCCTCCGGCAGCAGCCCTTTCGCTGCTGCGGGACGCAGCACGTAGAGCGTGCTGTCGGGGAAGTCGAAGCCGTTGAGCGCGAACCGTCCCTCCTTGTCGATCGGCGCCTGCAACGAGTAGTGCCACCGCGGCGCGATCATCCGCATCTCGTAGCGGTCGAGCTTCTTCTTCCTGTTCCACAGTCCGCCCTTGTTGATCCGCCCCGCGATCTCCTGCCCGACTTCGAGCGGGTAGGCCGGCGTCGCATACTCGCCCCGTACCGCGGCCGGCACGTCGTAGCGCCGCCATCCCTGCGTGAGCAGCAGTGCGTCGAGCGCCGCGACCCGTGCGGCGTCCCGCCCCTCGAAGTACCAGTCGGGCGTCTCGATCGTACCCCGCAGTTCGGAAGTGAGCAGCAGCGTCGAATAGATGCTGCCCGACATCGCCGAGGGCACCGCCGCACGATCCGTCACCGCGATCGAGAAGTCGCCCGCGGCAGGACCTCCGTCGGGATCGGTCGCCGAGACGGCGAGCGTGACCTTCGTCCGCTGTTTCAACGAACCCCGCACCTGCATGTCGGTCGTCGCAAGTTCTTCGCCCCGATTGAAGACCAGACGCTCGGAGAGCGCGTTGCCCGCCTTGTCCAGCAGCAGAATTTGCAGCACCCCGCCCGGCAGCTTGTCGCGCTTGAAGATCAGCGACGGAAGATCGTCGTTCCACTCTCGGAAGTAGCACAGATTGCCGCGGCAATGGACGAGCAGCCGCAACCCCTTCGGCAGAGGACGACCCGACTGCACCATCACCGTAAAGTCCCGTTCGGTCTGCAATACGCGAAGCACGCAGGCGAGATTGTTCGATGCGGGCAGGTCGAAGCGTTCGGTCTTTCCGCCCTCCATCGTGCATTCGGCGTAGTAGCGTTCACCCGTGTGGGCTGTGAAGCGCAGAGAGCCCATGCCGCCGTGAAGCGTGCGAAGCGTGTCGACCACCTCCTCGCGGTCATTCTTCACCACGCCCGCGACCTCGACCGACCCGCCGTCGTCTCCCAGTGCCTTGAAGGCCACGCAGCAGTCGTAGCCGTCGATCAGGTAGCCCCCTTCGGGGAAGAACGAGACGTCGAAGTCCGAGACTTTGCGCACCGAGGTGTTGCGCTGCGTCCTGCGGCTCTCCCGATAGGGCCGGATCGTGAGCGGCTTCTTGAAGAAGTACTCCGGCCCCGGATTGCGCATGTAGAGCGTATAGGCCGTAAGCGAGTAGTCCCCGAAGCGTTCCAATGACTGCGTGGGAAGGTAGCCGCTGTACACGCTGTCGCGCGACAGGAGTTTGATCCGCCGCACCAGCGACCCGCGGTCGTCGCGAAGCTCCACGTAGACGTAGCGGCTCGCGGCAACGGGACGGTGCGTCGCCGCATCGGCGCAGTGCGCGCGAAGCCAGATCGTATCCCCCGCGATATACGAATCCTTGTCCGTCGATACATGAAGCTTCTCCTGCGGGTAATGCTCGATCTGCTCAATGAACGGGTTCGCATAGTACGACGGCTGGGCGAATCCATACGACAGACCTCCTCCGATCAAATATCCCAATACAAGAAAAAATCCCCTCATAAGCACGCAAAGAACTTTTAGCACTCTCAAATATAGAAAAATTTCGATAATTATTTTGATAATACAAACAAAATATTGTATATTTGAGTGTCTAACCTAAAACTTTACTACCATGAAAAAGAAACTGCAACTCAAAAAAGAGATCGTTTCTATCTTGGATAGAAACCAGATGAACAATTTGACTAAAGGTGGAGCTGGCACTGGTATTAATACAGGGACTGTTATTATCAGAACACAAAAGACAGATTGTCCTACAGGATGGACAGACGTTTGTACGGATAATACAATAGCATGTGCGACATTTGCATGTCCATCTAAAGGGTGTATTTCCGATCCTTGCATTGAGCAGACCGAAGTTTGTCCAAATCCATCCGAGGGTTGCCAACCCGAAACGGATATCTGTGATTTCTCAGATCTCTATTGCGCAACGAATGATGGCTGCTATTGTGCAGCTTCGAAAGATACATGTATCGGATAACATCAGTATCAAGACAATAAACAGAAAAGTCCCTATTGGGACTTTTCTGTTTATTGTCTATTCCTTAAAGCTGCATAACTTCTACTCAAATATTCATATATCATCATTTCGCAAAGACGATTCTGCGACCGGAATAGGCGGTTCATCGTCATATGTGTTAAACTTCGAAGATAGACAGGGAAATACGCATCGGGAACTGACTGTTTAATCTCAAATGAGAGTTGTCGGAACTGTTGCTTTCGTATTTCTAATATCGAATTAGGAAATTCATCTTGCAATCGAGTTTGTAGGACTTTGTATAGATCGTTTCGCAATAATCTATACTTATCGTTCAGTTGTTTAGTCGCCCGATGAACGGTAAAACCAAATTCCGTTTTGAACGCTGTTGCCGCATCGGTCATGAATTTTTCTTTTTCAGGCAATGATAGATTGAAAACCTCTAATAGATCGTCTATTAAGAGTAATCCGATACGCCATCTAATTTCTTCACGAGGGTATGTTCCGAACAGAAATTTCTGCTGTAAAGTCTGCATTATTCGGACAATACATTCGCTATCGATGCAAAATAACCGT
Coding sequences within it:
- a CDS encoding peptidase domain-containing ABC transporter, which gives rise to MFPSYLQPDSMDCGPACLRIISKFYGKNYSMLTLRDRCYMSREGVSLLDLSDAAESLGFRTTGISTTWEVFRDEVPLPCIVYWNSKHYVVVYKIRKRRGKWWVYVSDPAVGLLKYDEEKFLRGWLKTQVYDDETDESRAGKQGVILLLEPTPRFYESPGEENTQLKFSYLLQYLKPYKSYFVQLVLAMLVASGLNLILPFLTQSIVDVGIGTGNLNFVVMILIAQVALTLGQFANNLIRQWLSLHMTTRISISYISDFLCKLMRLPIAYFDAKKSGDILQRIGDYGRVQSFLTGTLLSMAVAILTFIVYTCVMAGYSATILLVFLGGSILYALWVLLFMKYRRKLDYMRFQESSENQSTMIQLIGGMQDIKLNSCERQKRWEWERIQARLFKISIKSLTLGQTQEVGALFISQTKNIVVSFLAVSAVIKGDMTLGMMMAMQYILGQLNGPLSQFISFMQATQDAKISLERLGEIYDRPDEEPDDEPRIRTIPDSAPLEFRDVVFHYEGPNSERALDGVSLTIPVRKVTAIVGASGSGKTTMLKLLLGFYRPTQGEVLLDGRPLGQYSESCWRRDCGVVMQEATIFADTIARNIGVVDEQPDMERVRRAARMANIDEWIESLPMRYDTKIGLDGHGLSTGQRQRLFIARAAYKDAKYLFLDEATNSLDAANERSIMEKLQSFFEGRTVVVVAHRLSTVMNADNIVVLDRGRIVEQGTHKELTARRGHYYNLVRNQLELGN
- a CDS encoding HlyD family efflux transporter periplasmic adaptor subunit, with product MPLYDRTYSEEADEIIGTMPSWIVRWGITLIFVLLALLFLGCYFIRYPQTVTGTITLTTVPPPVDVTAPHTGIAEAVATEGQTVAKGDVLVLYATRDEYREVQHLEKSLWLPTDETLPDDLRFSYAAYRANGSEATLQQLTSAIAQWKAQHVVEAPADGRVTLLNSGPYRRQTTAGELLASILPAAETEVVGRLHLPAASRGDVEPGQKVNVKLNGFPYMEFGILRGVVRTISAVPDGTQGYIVTVAFPDALRTSYKKELPLIHGMDGTAEIITKEMRLIEHFIQPVRALYDKNAE
- a CDS encoding thiopeptide-type bacteriocin biosynthesis protein, whose amino-acid sequence is MERIFIPGSRWLFFKLYTGTQSADILLTRHISPFVRRLRESGAIDDFFFIRYTDPLFHLRLRLHLPDTSRYGEVFGAFYETFQPCVESRLVTTIACDTYVREIERYCEETMVQTERLFCIDSECIVRIMQTLQQKFLFGTYPREEIRWRIGLLLIDDLLEVFNLSLPEKEKFMTDAATAFKTEFGFTVHRATKQLNDKYRLLRNDLYKVLQTRLQDEFPNSILEIRKQQFRQLSFEIKQSVPDAYFPVYLRSLTHMTMNRLFRSQNRLCEMMIYEYLSRSYAALRNRQ